A genomic window from Solanum dulcamara chromosome 11, daSolDulc1.2, whole genome shotgun sequence includes:
- the LOC129874034 gene encoding protein CHROMATIN REMODELING 4 codes for MMKENGSPSSKMLNRNWVLKRKRRKLPSGPDVSNGKEKASKSLDLPLSDSPKCRVKNEITSGRSSSKKKGNDGYYYECVVCDLGGNLLCCESCPRTYHLQCLDPPLKRIPTGKWECPTCYQNNDTLESVNPLDTVSKRARTKVTGGKAKNENKSSGISLIFESSIPGKRRSSGKERTPLSHLSQMEKLGNFSNDVPCDIEPSHHSRDGAADGSSLHIGVDKEKEVPPADTPAEKEVPPSDTPAEKEVPSAETPLEKPSCSMNDATPFLNMMVSKTNDKASGKKPDLPSSDRSPGGEPVAVSEAASRKDRKRKPNFYNIDSQNKSRTDKGKRPADNTKKSGSKPSKLQKKRKRVNHQPSVTASNRDGRDTVETQLKDELVSEEGAQPSDLSFETGKVAVEPLIYDNIGTSLQQVDKVLGCRVQTDNISHSHDIPGINANDLALGDSVREEVNDGKACCDVPVVEVGIEYSGRGSQETLDIPDKGKSSKDDTSKDKVQVYRRSGSRECKEGTGTVKEDSQGSVSEGAINNNEEDIAVNADDYLANTQNSSGESKDSTEKNYNDKAKSKDNVTSGTHEVGTAKGKDEMITADTTSFKKSEETVLANPSTSNSVNVVYEYLVKWVGKSNIHNSWIPESQLKILAKRKLDNYKAKYGTATINICDEQWKLPQRIIATRPGTGVSDEVFVRWTGLPYDECTWEKIEEPVIAKSSHLIDQFNQFESQALTRNATKDDVVRKRRECHKNDIVTLTEQPKELGGSLFPHQMEALNWLRKCWYKSKNVILADEMGLGKTISASAFLSSLYTEFNAALPSLVLVPLSTMPNWMAEFQLWAPHLNVVEYHGTAKARAVIRQFEWHSRDRSDLSKRSTSYKFNVLLTTYEMVLVDSTYLRGIPWEVLVVDEGHRLKNSSSKLFSMLNTFSFQHRVLLTGTPLQNNIGEMYNLLNFLQPSSFPSLSSFEEKFNDLTTAEKVEELKKLVAPHMLRRLKKDAMQNIPPKTERMVPVELSSIQAEYYRAMLTKNYQLLRNIGKGIAQQSMLNIVMQLRKVCNHPYLIPGTEPESGSVEFLHEMRIKASGKLTLLHSMLKSLHKEGHRVLIFSQMTKLLDILEDYLAIEFGQKTYERVDGSVAVADRQAAIARFNQDKSRFVFLLSTRSCGLGINLATADTVIIYDSDFNPHADIQAMNRAHRIGQSKRLLVYRLVVRASVEERILQLAKRKLMLDQLFVNKSGSQKEVEDILRWGTEELFSDSSSMAEKDAVENSSNKDETVEVEHKRKRTGSLGDVYKDKCTKGSTMIVWDENAILKLLDRSNLQSESPDNNEAELENDMLGSVKSLEWNEEGPEEQAGIASDMVVSEDTCVQNVEKKEDNLVSSSEENEWDKLLRVRWEKYQSEEEAALGRGKRLRKAISYREAYASHPNETLTESAAEEEQEPVPVAEPEREYSQAGRALKEKYAKLRAKQKERLARRNAIETSGSMEGQAGREPLCHLLPPQAHYVNMMNVSSQHREEKHVAMNLYNNSRLKSSETQRNTGDSTLRLEKLKHKLNDNIDLPSRGHPLADISQSSNHAQDMTYINSVDKKLLPVLGLCAPNAHQVEAPQRNLLRSNIRQHRQGLGMEFPTIAPPPELSTEMVAKGFPRRFRLPDLPLDPSQQPQKNSLPDSYLPFNPHPRPVMRERGSAGNLKNSGATSSDIQDRTALPKPFDKPLLPRYPFPAMNMPRPPSGLFPSLSLGSRVADVNDSVREHSVLPFLPNLKFPPHDASRFNPQEQEMPPVRGLGHMAPSSSSFPENHWKVLENIMLRTGLGSGSGSGNLLKRRNKLDVWSEDELDCLWIGVRRYGRGNWDAMLRDTKLKFSKYRTPEDLSIRWEGEQLKIMDEPALPAPKPSKPTKLGKSGLFSGISDGMMARALHGCKLNEQLLPTHLTDMKLGFGDLPSSFPHLEPPERLGLNSKHISHLPTPSADKYQVNIPRDLNAGPSDRPGAPSSFLTDSPFLLNSSGSSSLGPLGLGCQNRFDLQKENDDGASRFVKLPSLLDRSLNISHDSHNNAGGRESSNYPSLPVLDKGQKVSQLKGKEVAECSSPKNKLPHWLREAVNSPAKLPEPDLPPSVSAIAQSVRMLYGEEKPSIPPFVIPSPPPSQPRDPRLSLKKKKKKKKHGLQVMRQFPIDFAGTIDVQGSSLHGESMAGTSSLQAFPLLSRVMARTSGLPSNGANLNMPPLSVNVNPSTSTFPLTKANTGLSPSPEVLQLVASCVAPGPPIATSTGLSPSPGVLQLVASCVAPGPPIATSSSFLGNMAPLSKSIDQVASSDTQDEKQETDQTSAPSTGGPFQAKKEVETDSGDSSKTQSDSAQARQEDLEEISSEGTVSDHQKDDHEP; via the exons ATGATGAAAGAAAACGGTTCACCGTCCAGTAAAATGCTTAACAGAAACTGGGTCTTAAAACGCAAGCGTCGAAAACTTCCATCTGGTCCTGATGTGTCAAATGGCAAAGAAAAGGCTTCAAAATCCTTGGATTTACCCTTGAGTGACTCACCCAAATGTCGAGTGAAAAACGAAATCACTTCAGGTCGTTCTTCTAGCAAGAAGAAAGGAAATGATGGG TACTATTATGAATGTGTTGTTTGTGATCTTGGTGGAAATTTGCTTTGCTGTGAAAGCTGTCCGAGAACTTACCACCTTCAGTGTCTGGATCCTCCTCTTAAG CGTATACCAACTGGAAAGTGGGAATGCCCAACATGTTATCAGAATAACGATACACTTGAGTCTGTTAATCCTCTAGATACGGTCTCGAAACGAGCAAGGACAAAAGTTACAGGTGGAAAAGCAAAGAATGAAAATAAGTCATCTGGAATCTCCCTGATTTTTGAAAGCTCCATTCCTGGTAAGAGAAGATCCTCGGGAAAAGAAAGAACTCCTTTATCACATCTCAGTCAAATGGAGAAGCTGGGTAATTTCTCCAATGATGTTCCTTGTGATATTGAACCAAGTCACCATTCCCGGGATGGTGCTGCGGATGGTAGTTCATTGCACATAGGTGTTGATAAAGAAAAGGAGGTGCCTCCTGCAGATACTCCAGCTGAGAAGGAAGTGCCTCCTTCAGATACTCCAGCTGAGAAGGAGGTGCCTTCTGCAGAAACTCCATTGGAGAAGCCAAGCTGTTCTATGAATGATGCAACACCCTTTTTGAATATGATGGTTTCAAAGACAAATGACAAAGCCTCTGGAAAGAAGCCTGACTTGCCTTCTAGTGATAGATCTCCAGGTGGTGAACCTGTAGCTGTTTCAGAGGCTGCTTCTAGGAAAGACAGGAAAAGGAAGCCTAATTTTTACAACATTGACAGTCAGAACAAATCTAGGACTGACAAGGGAAAGCGACCTGCTGATAATACTAAAAAGTCTGGTTCAAAGCCAAGCAAATTACAAAAAAAGCGTAAGCGTGTTAATCATCAGCCTTCAGTGACTGCGTCAAATAGGGATGGGAGAGATACTGTTGAAACCCAACTTAAAGATGAG TTGGTTTCTGAAGAGGGTGCTCAGCCATCAGATCTGTCATTTGAAACTGGAAAAGTTGCTGTTGAACCTTTAATATATGATAATATTGGTACCAGTCTTCAACAG GTTGATAAGGTTCTGGGATGTCGAGTGCAAACTGATAATATTAGTCATTCGCATGATATCCCCGGAATAAATGCAAATGACCTAGCATTGGGAGATTCCGTGAGAGAGGAAGTAAATGATGGAAAAGCCTGCTGTGATGTGCCCGTAGTTGAGGTTGGTATAGAATATTCAGGCCGTGGCTCTCAAGAAACTTTGGACATTCCTGATAAAGGAAAAAGCTCAAAGGATGATACCAGCAAGGATAAAGTTCAAGTGTACAGAAGATCAGGTAGCAGAGAATGCAAGGAAGGAACTGGCACAGTAAAGGAAGACTCTCAAGGTTCAGTATCTGAAGGTGCAATCAACAACAACGAAGAAGACATTGCTGTGAATGCTGATGATTATCTGGCTAATACACAGAATTCTTCTGGAGAAAGCAAGGATTCCACTGAAAAGAACTATAATGACAAAGCCAAGTCGAAGGATAATGTCACATCTGGGACTCATGAAGTTGGAACTGCCAAGGGAAAAGATGAAATGATTACTGCAGATACCACCTCTTTCAAGAAAAGTGAGGAGACTGTCTTGGCTAACCCATCAACCTCCAACAGCGTAAATGTTGTCTATGAATATCTTGTTAAGTGGGTTGGGAAATCCAATATTCATAACTCTTGGATCCCAGAGTCTCAACTGAAAATTCTGGCAAAAAGAAAGCTGGACAACTACAAGGCAAAGTATGGGACAGCAACAATAAATATTTGTGATGAACAGTGGAAGCTGCCTCAGCGAATTATTGCAACTCGGCCTGGTACGGGTGTTTCAGATGAAGTGTTTGTGAGATGGACAGGTCTTCCTTATGATGAATGTACCTGGGAAAAAATAGAGGAACCTGTGATTGCAAAATCATCTCATTTGATTGATCAGTTTAATCAGTTTGAATCCCAAGCATTAACTAGAAATGCTACCAAGGATGATGTGGTGAGAAAGAGGAGAGAATGCCATAAAAATGATATAGTTACTCTGACAGAGCAGCCTAAAGAACTGGGAGGCTCATTATTTCCACATCAAATGGAAGCCTTAAATTGGTTGCGCAAGTGCTGGTATAAATCCAAAAATGTTATTCTTGCTGACGAGATGGGACTTGGGAAGACAATATCAGCTTCTGCTTTCTTATCATCATTGTATACCGAGTTCAATGCTGCACTTCCTTCTCTAGTTTTGGTTCCTCTGTCCACAATGCCAAATTGGATGGCAGAGTTTCAGTTATGGGCTCCACATCTAAATGTCGTAGAATACCATGGGACTGCTAAAGCAAGAGCTGTGATTCGCCAATTTGAATGGCATTCAAGGGATCGAAGTGACCTGAGTAAGAGGTCGACTTCATACAAATTTAATGTTCTTTTGACTACATATGAAATGGTTCTCGTTGATTCCACTTATCTGCGTGGGATCCCATGGGAAGTTCTTGTTGTTGATGAGGGACACCGTCTTAAGAATTCTAGTAGTAAACTCTTTAGCATGCTCAACACATTTTCTTTCCAGCATCGAGTGCTATTGACTGGTACTCCTCTTCAGAACAACATTGGCGAGATGTACaacttattaaattttttgCAGCCATCATCATTTCCTTCACTATCGTCATTTGAGGAGAAGTTTAATGATCTTACAACAGCCGAAAAGGTGGAAGAATTGAAAAAGCTTGTCGCTCCGCACATGCTTCGCAGGCTGAAAAAAGATGCCATGCAAAATATTCCTCCTAAAACTGAACGAATGGTTCCTGTTGAGTTATCTTCTATTCAGGCAGAATATTACCGTGCAATGCTTACAAAGAACTATCAGCTTCTTCGCAACATCGGGAAAGGAATTGCACAGCAATCAATGCTGAATATTGTTATGCAGTTGAGAAAAGTTTGCAACCATCCTTATCTCATACCAGGAACTGAGCCTGAATCTGGTTCAGTGGAATTTCTTCATGAAATGAGAATAAAGGCTTCTGGAAAACTGACTCTTCTGCACTCTATGCTCAAAAGTTTGCATAAAGAAGGTCACAGAGTCCTTATATTTTCACAGATGACTAAGCTTCTAGATATTCTGGAGGATTACTTGGCAATTGAATTTGGGCAAAAAACATATGAGAGAGTTGATGGCTCTGTTGCAGTGGCTGATCGTCAAGCAGCAATAGCACGGTTTAATCAGGACAAAAGCCGATTCGTCTTCTTATTATCAACACGCTCTTGTGGCCTGGGGATCAATTTGGCTACTGCAGATACTGTTATTATCTATGACTCTGACTTCAATCCACATGCAGATATCCAGGCAATGAACCGGGCTCATCGTATCGGACAGTCAAAGAGACTTCTAGTGTACCGGTTAGTAGTCCGTGCCAGTGTTGAAGAACGGATACTTCAGCTTGCTAAGAGAAAGTTGATGCTTGATCAGCTTTTTGTGAACAAATCAGGGTCCCAAAAGGAGGTTGAGGACATCCTTCGATGGGGAACAGAAGAACTTTTTAGTGATTCCTCTAGCATGGCAGAGAAAGATGCTGTTGAAAACTCCAGCAATAAAGATGAGACAGTTGAAGTAGAGCATAAGCGCAAGAGGACTGGTAGCCTGGGTGATGTGTATAAAGATAAATGCACCAAGGGCAGCACTATGATTGTGTGGGACGAAAATGCTATTTTGAAATTGCTTGACCGTTCAAATCTTCAGTCAGAATCACCTGATAACAATGAGGCTGAACTGGAGAATGATATGCTTGGCTCAGTGAAG TCATTGGAATGGAATGAGGAAGGTCCAGAAGAGCAAGCTGGAATAGCATCAGATATGGTTGTAAGTGAAGACACTTGTGTGCAAAATGTTGAGAAGAAAGAGGATAACTTGGTTAGTAGCAGTGAAGAAAATGAGTGGGACAAGCTTCTAAGAGTGAG ATGGGAGAAGTATCAAAGCGAGGAGGAAGCAGCGCTTGGTCGAGGCAAGCGCCTAAGGAAAGCCATTTCTTACAGGGAAGCATATGCTTCACACCCTAATGAAACATTAACTGAG AGTGCTGCGGAAGAGGAGCAGGAGCCTGTGCCTGTGGCTGAACCAGAGCGAGAGTATAGTCAAGCTGGACGAGCATTAAAGGAGAAATA TGCTAAGCTTCGTGCTAAACAGAAAGAACGGCTAGCCCGTAGAAATGCTATTGAAACATCTGGATCCATGGAAGGACAGGCCGGACGAGAGCCTCTCTGTCATCTCCTTCCTCCGCAAGCTCATTATGTGAATATGATGAATGTATCATCACAACACCGTGAAGAGAAACATGTGGCCATGAACTTGTATAACAATAGCCGTCTTAAATCATCCGAGACGCAGAGAAACACGGGTGACTCAACCTTAAGGTTGGAAAAGTTGAAACATAAATTGAATGATAACATAGATCTTCCATCAAGAGGCCATCCTCTTGCAGATATTTCCCAGTCAAGTAATCATGCACAAGATATGACCTATATTAACTCCGTGGATAAAAAGCTTTTACCAGTTCTGGGACTATGTGCTCCTAATGCTCATCAGGTGGAGGCACCACAGAGGAACTTGTTGAGGTCAAACATCCGACAACACAGACAAGGATTAGGAATGGAGTTCCCAACTATTGCTCCTCCTCCTGAGCTTTCAACTGAAATGGTTGCTAAAGGTTTCCCGCGGAGATTTAGATTGCCAGATCTTCCACTGGACCCTTCACAACAGCCTCAAAAGAATAGCTTACCTGATTCTTATCTCCCATTCAATCCA CATCCTCGACCTGTCATGCGAGAAAGAGGTTCTGCTGGTAATTTGAAGAATTCTGGTGCTACTTCATCTGATATTCAAGACAGGACAGCATTGCCCAAACCTTTTGATAAGCCATTGTTACCAAGATACCCATTCCCTGCTATGAACATGCCCCGTCCACCCTCTGGCTTGTTTCCCAGCTTGTCTTTGGGATCAAGAGTTGCAGATGTCAATGATTCTGTTCGTGAGCACTCTGTACTGCCGTTTTTGCCCAATCTCAAATTTCCACCTCACGATGCATCTAGGTTTAACCCGCAGGAACAAGAGATGCCTCCTGTACGGGGGTTAGGGCATATGGCaccttcatcatcatcatttccTGAAAACCATTGGAAGGTTCTGGAAAACATTATGCTGAGAACTGGGTTAGGATCAGGATCAGGGTCAGGCAACCTACTTAAAAGGAGAAACAAACTGGATGTCTGGTCTGAAGATGAACTGGATTGTCTCTGGATTGGTGTACGTAGATATGGAAGGGGCAATTGGGATGCCATGCTGCGAGATACAAAGTTAAAATTTTCGAAGTATAGAACTCCTGAAGATTTATCAATTAGGTGGGAAGGAGAGCAGCTCAAGATCATGGATGAACCAGCATTACCTGCGCCAAAACCATCCAAGCCTACCAAATTGGGAAAGTCAGGCTTATTCTCAGGCATTTCCGATGGAATGATGGCTCGAGCATTGCATGGTTGTAAACTAAATGAACAGCTCTTACCAACCCACCTAACAGACATGAAATTAGGGTTTGGTGATCTGCCTTCCAGCTTTCCACATTTGGAACCTCCTGAGAGACTTGGTCTGAACAGCAAACATATCTCACATCTTCCAACTCCCAGTGCTGACAAGTATCAGGTGAACATTCCTCGAGATTTGAATGCGGGACCATCGGACAGACCAGGAGCTCCGTCAAGCTTTCTTACGGATTCACCATTTCTGCTAAATTCATCGGGCAGCAGTAGCTTGGGTCCTCTTGGCTTGGGTTGCCAGAATAGGTTTGACTTGCAAAAGGAGAATGATGATGGTGCAAGCAGATTTGTTAAATTGCCTAGCCTTCTTGACAGGTCTTTAAATATCTCACATGATTCACATAACAATGCGGGAGGTCGTGAATCTAGCAATTATCCATCACTTCCTGTACTTGATAAAGGTCAGAAAGTTTCTCAATTAAAGGGAAAGGAAGTGGCTGAGTGTAGTTCACCGAAGAATAAGCTACCACATTGGCTTCGTGAAGCAGTGAATTCTCCAGCAAAACTCCCTGAACCGGATTTACCACCTAGTGTCTCTGCAATTGCTCAATCAGTCCGCATGCTATATGGGGAGGAGAAACCCTCCATCCCTCCATTTGTTATTCCTTCTCCCCCTCCATCTCAACCCAGGGACCCACGGTTGAgcttgaaaaagaagaagaagaagaagaaacatgGACTGCAAGTTATGAGGCAGTTCCCGATAGATTTTGCAGGAACTATTGATGTGCAGGGTAGTAGCTTACATGGTGAGAGTATGGCTGGAACAAGTAGTCTGCAAGCATTCCCTCTGCTTTCTAGAGTGATGGCCAGAACTTCAGGACTTCCTTCCAATGGAGCTAACCTTAATATGCCTCCTCTAAGTGTGAATGTGAATCCTTCAACTAGTACATTTCCCCTAACGAAGGCAAACACTGGATTGTCTCCTTCACCCGAAGTGCTTCAATTGGTTGCATCCTGTGTTGCACCAGGTCCACCTATTGCTACTAGTACTGGATTGTCTCCTTCACCCGGAGTGCTTCAATTGGTTGCATCCTGTGTTGCACCAGGTCCACCTATTGCTACTAGTTCAAGTTTCCTTGGAAATATGGCCCCTCTCTCTAAGTCCATTGATCAGGTTGCTTCTTCAGACACCCAAGATGAAAAGCAGGAAACAGATCAGACCTCGGCTCCTAGTACAGGGGGTCCATTTCAGGCAAAGAAAGAAGTTGAAACTGATAGCGGGGATTCTAGCAAAACTCAGTCAGATTCAGCTCAAGCTAGACAGGAAGATTTAGAGGAGATATCATCTGAAGGGACAGTCTCTGATCATCAGAAAGATGACCATGAACCATAG
- the LOC129873809 gene encoding uncharacterized protein LOC129873809 has protein sequence MDRNVGKGMMGQQNYEQGRYNSVETRNEVIGSTNQRFFQDPSSSINTNIRPPDFTVPVGARPVNYSIQTGEEFSLEFMRERVNPKQHLVPHASGGTTTGATTYMELKDILGISHTGSESGSDISMIASMEKGRDQNHERSRTSVNDEKSYHQVAQSVARTSSRNNNIRGYQSHASSRSSTSGKLRFLCSFGGRIMPRPSDRKLRYVGGDTHLIRVSKDISYDELMQKMLTTYSHVHTVKYQLPGEDLDALVSVSCDEDVQNMIEECHVQEGDGSHKLRIFLFSNSDLDDAQAGVENVEGDPEMQYVVAVNGMDFGSRRNSIALASASGNNLDEFLSLTIGRENGRVAADASHPVAGVPLTGQSAHVMVSSSLHAFDSNQQGYHGQTIHHGGAEWRPLPPSMPVDNFQNLDAKSTGLPQYGHDPHPPSSSQLTDNFVVSSSHSYLNGEGGSTHEQPYRSSHMNGQEAPAEVVKMKRDASFPKKVELAKDQSLEKEVLKEAKMKRENSAQKLTEPEKMRSVETEKVVSSNSLVSSSPSHVSRVEASNSAAMAVPGNSVMPSKINEKSQEQVQGPVSLGAVQEEKPDGYSEDSHFSASGRTLNAGYGDSEAYPYDLSYEPPSMPPRVFCSERLPREQAGLNRLSKSDDSSAAQFIMTHAHSEGSQQILESVDKLHDGNVIPHIGRFIQSDKNLSANQLVSEEKKVEHQQSVELGDNANGVNSKVGQDVSEANFVKPELKAATYADKVKSGPSNPIASNNVHDISASKPTELHWGDATAIRPEENKATGQTQPLAEREPHLAAVTTGKPSATSDSPEHGDILIDINDHYPREFLSDIFSKAKIMGDSSVPAPLRADGTGLSLNMENHEPKRWSFFQKFVRDDFVRKDVSLIDQDHLSLSSSRANVDDGASMDYGYPPFKGDGAMIDHMDSRMNIEGDIQHPSRDDVGPSTMNVSSEYNPTQTTGIQSMQYDGAMHSKIPESDYQDENQEVQDTGFPLIDLSMGRFDPNSLQIIKNEDLEELRELGSGTFGTVYHGKWRGTDVAIKRIKKSCFTGRSSEQERLTLEFWREAEILSKLHHPNVVAFYGVVQDGPGGTLATLTEFMVNGSLRHVLLCKDRHLDRRKKLIIAMDAAFGMEYLHSKNIVHFDLKCDNLLVNLKDPSRPICKVGDFGLSKIKRNTLVTGGVRGTLPWMAPELLNGSSNKVSEKVDVFSFGIVLWEILTGEEPYANMHYGAIIGGIVNNTLRPPVPSFCDPEWRILMEQCWAPDPSVRPCFTEIARRLRAMSAACPTRPQGHSPQNQQSK, from the exons ATGGATAGAAATGTTGGAAAAGGCATGATGGGACAGCAGAACTATGAACAAGGCCGCTATAACTCCGTGGAGACTAGAAATGAGGTCATTGGTTCTACAAATCAGAGATTCTTCCAGGATCCATCCAGTTCTATTAATACTAACATAAGACCACCTGATTTCACTGTACCTGTTGGAGCTAGGCCTGTAAATTATTCTATTCAGACTGGTGAGGAGTTTTCTTTGGAATTCATGCGGGAAAGGGTTAACCCTAAGCAGCATCTCGTTCCGCATGCTTCTGGTGGGACGACTACTGGTGCAACTACTTATATGGAGCTGAAGGACATACTTGGAATATCTCATACAGGTTCTGAAAGCGGATCAGATATCTCCATGATTGCCTCAATGGAAAAAGGTCGAGATCAAAATCATGAGAGATCTAGGACTTCTGTAAATGATGAGAAATCCTACCACCAAGTTGCACAATCTGTGGCCAGAACCTCATCAAGAAATAACAACATCCGTGGGTATCAAAGTCATGCGTCTTCTAGATCTAGCACATCAGGAAAGTTGAGGTTTCTCTGCAGTTTTGGCGGTAGAATTATGCCTCGCCCAAGTGATAGAAAACTTAGATATGTTGGAGGTGATACACATCTTATTCGAGTCAGTAAGGATATTTCTTATGACGAACTTATGCAGAAGATGTTGACAACATATAGTCATGTGCATACAGTAAAATATCAGCTTCCTGGTGAGGATCTTGATGCATTGGTGTCAGTTTCTTGTGATGAGGATGTGCAGAATATGATAGAGGAATGTCATGTTCAAGAAGGTGATGGATCACACAAACTGCGAATTTTTCTCTTCTCTAACAGTGACTTGGATGATGCTCAAGCTGGTGTTGAGAATGTTGAAGGAGATCCAGAGATGCAGTATGTTGTTGCTGTCAATGGCATGGACTTCGGGTCTAGAAGAAACTCAATTGCTCTGGCAAGTGCTTCGGGAAATAATCTTGATGAGTTTCTTAGTTTAACAATTGGTCGGGAGAATGGTCGAGTTGCTGCTGATGCTTCTCATCCAGTGGCTGGTGTGCCTCTAACTGGTCAATCTGCTCATGTGATGGTGTCAAGTTCATTACATGCCTTTGACTCCAACCAACAAGGGTACCATGGTCAAACTATTCATCATGGTGGTGCTGAATGGAGACCTTTACCCCCTTCCATGCCTGTTGACAACTTCCAAAATTTAGATGCTAAAAGCACTGGTTTACCGCAGTATGGGCATGATCCTCATCCACCTAGCTCCTCACAACTCACAGATAACTTTGTTGTTAGTTCTAGCCACAGTTACCTGAATGGGGAAGGAGGTTCAACTCATGAACAGCCATATAGAAGTTCACATATGAATGGCCAAGAAGCACCAGCTGAGGTGGTAAAAATGAAAAGAGATGCCTCTTTCCCGAAGAAAGTTGAACTTGCTAAAGATCAATCTCTGGAAAAAGAAGTGCTTAAGgaggcaaagatgaaaagagaaAACTCTGCACAGAAATTGACTGAGCCTGAGAAAATGCGGTCCGTGGAAACTGAAAAAGTTGTTTCCTCGAATTCACTTGTCAGTTCTTCTCCAAGTCATGTTTCCCGAGTTGAAGCATCAAATTCTGCTGCTATGGCAGTTCCTGGAAATTCTGTCATGCCATCTAAAATTAATGAGAAGAGTCAGGAACAAGTGCAAGGCCCAGTGTCTCTTGGAGCCGTTCAAGAAGAAAAACCCGATGGATATAGTGAAGATAGCCACTTTTCTGCATCTGGTAGAACTTTGAACGCAGGCTATGGTGACTCTGAAGCATACCCATATGACCTTAGTTACGAGCCACCTTCAATGCCTCCACGAGTTTTTTGTTCTGAACGTTTGCCCAGGGAACAGGCTGGCCTAAATCGCTTGTCCAAATCTGATGATTCCTCTGCTGCACAGTTCATAATGACCCATGCACACTCTGAAGGCAGCCAGCAGATCCTGGAATCAGTTGATAAATTACATGATGGAAATGTGATTCCTCATATTGGGAGATTTATACAGTCCGATAAGAATCTGTCTGCTAATCAACTTGTTTCCGAAGAGAAAAAGGTTGAACATCAGCAGTCTGTAGAGTTAGGTGACAATGCCAATGGAGTTAATTCAAAAGTCGGTCAAGATGTTTCTGAAGCAAATTTTGTGAAGCCCGAACTGAAAGCAGCAACTTATGCCGATAAAGTGAAATCTGGACCTAGTAATCCTATCGCTAGCAATAATGTTCATGACATTTCTGCTTCCAAGCCAACAGAGCTTCATTGGGGTGATGCAACTGCAATTAGACCAGAGGAAAATAAAGCTACGGGGCAAACACAGCCTCTTGCTGAGAGAGAGCCTCATCTTGCAGCAGTGACCACAGGGAAGCCATCTGCTACCAGTGACTCTCCTGAGCATGGTGACATTCTTATTGACATTAATGACCACTATCCCCGAGAATTCCTCTCTGATATTTTTTCCAAAGCTAAAATAATGGGTGATTCATCAGTGCCAGCTCCACTGCGTGCTGATGGAACTGGTTTGAGTTTAAATATGGAGAACCATGAACCAAAGCGATGGtctttttttcaaaagtttGTCCGGGATGATTTCGTAAGAAAAGACGTGTCTCTGATAGACCAAGATCATCTTAGTCTCTCTTCTTCTCGTGCAAATGTTGATGATGGAGCATCCATGGATTATGGTTATCCTCCTTTTAAGGGTGATGGAGCTATGATAGACCATATGGACTCCCGAATGAATATTGAAGGTGATATTCAACATCCATCACGCGATGATGTTGGACCATCCACCATGAATGTGTCTTCAGAGTACAATCCTACTCAAACCACTGGCATCCAAAGCATGCAGTATGACGGTGCAATGCATTCAAAAATACCCGAATCCGATTATCAG GATGAGAACCAAGAAGTTCAGGATACTGGTTTTCCACTCATCGATCTCTCTATGGGACGTTTTGATCCAAATTCATTGCAG ATTATCAAGAATGAAGATCTCGAGGAGTTGAGGGAATTGGGTTCTGGAACATTTGGAACTGTTTACCATGGAAAATGGAGAGGAACTGATGTTGCCATAAAGAGAATAAAGAAAAGCTGTTTCACAGGTCGCTCATCAGAGCAGGAGAGATTG ACTCTAGAGTTTTGGCGTGAAGCTGAAATTCTTTCAAAGCTTCATCATCCAAATGTGGTGGCATTTTATGGTGTAGTGCAAGATGGGCCAGGGGGAACTCTTGCCACATTAACAGAATTCATGGTGAATGGGTCTCTCAGACATGTTTTACTTTGCAAGGACAG ACACCTAGATCGCCGCAAGAAGCTCATAATTGCAATGGATGCTGCATTTGGAATGGAATATCTGCATTCAAAGAATATTGTGCATTTTGATTTGAAATGTGACAATTTGCTTGTCAACTTAAAAGATCCTTCCCGACCCATCTGTAAG GTTGGTGACTTTGGACTttcaaaaataaagagaaatacATTGGTCACTGGTGGTGTTAGGGGAACCCTCCCATGGATGGCTCCAGAGCTATTGAATGGTAGCAGTAATAAGGTTTCTGAGAAG GTTGATGTTTTTTCCTTTGGGATTGTGCTCTGGGAAATTCTGACTGGCGAGGAACCCTATGCTAATATGCATTATGGAGCAATTATAG GTGGTATAGTCAACAACACCTTGAGACCACCTGTTCCAAGCTTCTGCGATCCTGAGTGGAGAATTCTTATGGAACAGTGCTGGGCTCCAGACCCTTCTGTTCGGCCATGCTTCACTGAAATTGCCAGACGCTTACGTGCTATGTCTGCGGCATGCCCAACAAGACCACAAGGTCATTCACCTCAAAACCAACAGTCCAAGTAA